The region ATCTCGCGGCAGAATTCAGGCTCCAAAACTCCTGCACAGTCTGATATAGGGCAGGATATGGAAGTAATATTATCATCAAGCTTGGATTTTACATAGTTAACAGTGCACTCACTGCAGTAAAAATGTGTGCAGCCTTTGAGATTAAACGAATCGTTTAGACCCTTCTGCTCAACACAGATTTCACAGACAAAAGATGGAAACTTTTTGTCATGATCCTCTTGTTTTTCATCAGAATCAGTAAAATCTGACTCGGGCGTTAAGAACacgtcatcatcatcatcatcagcaATCTTGTTGGAAGTGACAACCTTTGACTTAACAAAACCATCTGGTTTTGGTTTCTTATGAATCTTCAGGTTTTTGGGCAGCATGGTGCAAATTTTGTTTCCCATGTTTTAACAGAACAGAGGAATGAAAAACTCAAAAGCATCAAAAAGTTAAGATTTTTTCCCTCTTTTAAGACTGACCCGAGTGTGTTGGTGTTGAGTGTTGGGTTATGAGCATGTGTTTTGTCTGTTTGTAAAGCTGTAAAGACTGAAGCAAAGTCCTTAAGGTTTGGCCTGGTAATTAGGGAAAAAAGCTTGATTTTCTGCTATGAAGAAGATTACAATTTAgaaccgtttggtttttgttttctaTGTCACCGCTTGGTTTTCAACCTCTTTTAGAACTTCTTTTTTCATGTTAGGAGTATTTTAGTAAGACGACTATACCAAGTCAGCCCTTTGTGCATCTATCTAATTTTTGTTTGGATTTATCCTAATAACAGAAATCAAGGGTAATAGGGTTTAATAGCCCTGGCTCGGTTTGAACCGCGGGTTTTGAACTGCCGGTTCACAGTTCCAAGATAAGTGGAACCAGCCCGGAAAATAccgactataaaaataaattttaaaacaatatatatatatatatatctaattAATAATAGAATTTCCAAAAATGTGGAACAAGTTTAACCAGTTTTGAGCCAATTCCGGAACCAGACCGAGATCTGGCCAGAGCTAGGGTTGAATGTCTATCTCATTTcattttggattaaatcttaCTAACAGAAATCAAGAGAAATACGGTAAGATTTAAAATTTCCACTTAGCATGGGTTTGGAGGATTCAGACTGAATCAAACTGGTCTAAActgttttatttataaatctAAGTTCGGCTTGCACTCGATTcagatttattatttattatccaAATTCgaacaatttaaaattacacGTATTCAAGCCAAATCTTTTCAAATcaacataaatttttgataaaaattaaagttcGTATATGAAAAGAAATGAATTATCAAAATCCGAAGTCTGAACAGAGCGGGGAGATACCCGAACCGAGTCTGAACACAGACAGAAACCCGAACCGAGTCTGAACAGCTCTATGTGGCATGCATATACCACTAACCTTTCTTTCATAGAAATAGACAAAAGGAGAGTGACATTTAGAATAAATTTGGTAAGAGGCCAATAAGGGCTATCAAATAACTAAAGGCAAATTGGTTTTCATGATTTAATATAGCAGCAGTTGCTTAATTGTGAAGGGAAAAAAAAGGATTCCTTGCCCACAATCAGAAAGTTTTTGAACCTACTCCTTCAAGAGGTTACTCCTGTATTAGGAAAAATAAATGTACACAAACCTAAAACAATAGCCAACAATTACGATCATCATTGATcgcaaaacaaaatatatacaaatgtgAACGGCTGTATCATTCAACTGTATATTTACATCAGTATAGTTTAGTGGATAGGACAGTGAAAATGaacattaattaaatagaaaaacaaagcTAAATAATATGTTGAAGAGCAAACTGACATATATGTGCATAATTTTTTCTTATGGTGAAAGGTTAAACCCAATAAACTTGGTGCCGCTGCACAATTCTGAAAGAAAACTAAGTTCAGGAGCAAATGCACCTCATGCTGGTGTAGAGGTCATTCAGGGTTGCATACAAGGGCTCCGCAGCTTTTGGTCTTTCCACATTGCCAAGTAGAATGTCATTTGTGGTTAGATAAGGATCTCCGTAAAACTTTAGATTGGTCTCCAGCCTTGTTGTTACTATATTTCCTTCAAGTGATACCCCAACAAATGCACCTGTTACAATGCAGTAAAAAATGATCAGAAATTCCAACTGACAACTTTTTAGTTGCTGCATAAAACATCTGCCCGAGCTCATATATTACAATATTGCAACATTAATAGTTTAATCATgcattaattatctaaaataagATAGCTTTAATAGACTTGATTTTCTTGGTGCTACATGTAACGGATGAATTACTATGGAACTATGACAAATACGCTGGTAGATTATGCATGGGAGGGTACCATTGAATGCTAATGTGTGGCAGATCAACCAATCACAAAAATTtgagtatttaaaaatttaactcaTTCTTTTGTAAACCACTTCTTCTAACTCAATATTCTCTTCAAATTTCCACCGCCATATACTGCGTATGCTTAACACTATAAAAATTCttgaatatatgaaaataaaaaaaacttatattaGACAAAATTACAGAAATGTGACAAAAGAGAAGTTCGGAAAAGTAAAGCTTGTGGTCCTCCAATTTCTAACTCCAGCTAGAAAGCTAATAACAACTCCACAGCTTAGAGCATACAGATATAGATGATGTTACATTAGACTAGTGAATGTACATAATATAATACTAATGCATGCCCACTGGATAAAAACACAGAAATCCATCCCCTAGTCAATAATGTTAATTTCACACAATCACATACTTCCCCcaactttgacaaaaaaaaaacatactatAAAAAGACCAAATTGATGTGCTGACAAAATATGCAGAGAAAATAACCAGAACCCTGGAAAATCGGATACACAAACAATGCAAAACATTATTCCATATGACGTCTGATCCAAATAGATGACATATTGACATAAATTCTATCATGGAGACGCTAAAGATAGAATTTGTGCAAATAAGGACGGAAATGTGCTTGAAACGTGAGACATAGCACACTAATCGCTTTCCAACTCAGACAGAAGTACAAGTAAGATAAAATCCCACCCTTACACAAACATGAAATTTTGCAGATACAAAGTATTTTTAGTTCGAGGTAAACCGTATCATCCAACTATTAGTTAAAACTGAAGCCAATACAGCCGGTAGGTCAAACACAGAGATGTGAATTACCTTTGCTACAACTGTAAGTATAGCAAATGCCAGAACCTCTATCTCCAGCCCGGAGATCGGCTTCCAGCACCCTCCCAACAGGGCCTGCTGCAGCACTACAGCCAGCACCAAGAGAAAAATGCATCCGACTACAAAATGTCTTCACAGCTTTCATATCATGGAGGACAACTATAAAGTCCATGAGCTCACCCCCAAACTGGAAAACAAAGAGGGTTCAGAAAATTCATCAACTGCAACAGATACAGCATAACCAAAAACATTTATGAAGTTTAAGTAGAATTTCTTGACATACTTATGTAAACAGCCAATTTTTtatcaaagaaataaaaaatgcaCACAGATTTTTCAATCAAAAGTTCTAAACAGAAATATTTTATGGATATATGTATCACCTGTGCACCCCATCCAAGACCAACTGACCATATGGCAGATGGGGCAGACCACGATCCATCTGACCTTCGAGCAACAACTAATCCAGTACCAACTTTGTAGGAAACTAATGCACCAGCTTTGACAACAGTTAATATTGCCAACCCCTTTGCTCCTTTTAGAACTGCCTGAGGTATGGATTTCTCGGGATTTAATCTAGCAACCTGTTTATTTGAGACCACAGATACACAAAGTTCttatcaaacataacaaaaaggAATTCTCAGAATTTCATTGCAAAGGAAAAATAACCATGTCCAAAAATAAAGAATCTGGAACTGTGATTAGTagcgtaaataacctaaaaaCAAATTGCACCTGAGAGTAGCTTCTTAATGTATTAGCTGCTTTGTATATCTCATGTTCCATAGACAAACCAACAGGAAGATTTAACCATCCTCTTGTGCATGTCCAATCCGTCACATCATGCTTTGCTACTTGCACAGCATTGCTAATGGTATTGATTAAAACAGCTTGTAAAGGATCAAGCCTATCATAGCAGACATCACAAACTCTCTGTGGATTCCTCTCCCTAAATTTTTTAGGTAACAAGCACCTTCCTTTAGTGCATCCTCTGCAGAAAACCCCACCACAAAACCGACAATGATGTCTTCCACGGGTAATTGCTGTGAAAGGGGAACTGCACTGCATACAAACTGTAGCAGAACTATCCGGCAACCAATCTGGTGGTTCAGCATCCAATACATCTTTGTAAGCGTTAAATGTATTCCCAATCGTATCTAGTAGAGGAGGAGCACTTGGAATGTAAACCGACGAATGCAAATAAGTGTCTCCATTCTTTTCAGACCCAAGAaaagaaacatttgaattcggAGACTGTTGATTCACGGAAACAGTTGGGACTTTGTTTTTCCCGGTCACAATTGCAACTATCCCAGTTAATACATTTTTTAAGTTGACCTCTGGATTCTTACTATTAAAACTATGAATGTCATTGCAAGCATCCTCTTCACTTGCATACCCATCATCAATATAGTCTTCAGAATCATATGGAAACTGCTTAGAATAATCTTCTTTATCATCTTTTCCAGAATTTGAGGTAATAGTCACACCTTTGGCGGCAGAAGGCGTCGCAAAATTATTATTGAAGCCATCTTCAACAAAAGGGTACATAGTTTTCTCCTTTTGTTGCTTAGGAAGTGAAGTGAATGTAACTTTTCCTTCAAAACTTCCCATTATTTTGGGAAAACTACACTATAACACTACAATTACAAACAGATAAACCAAATTTAGCTTTAAGATAAACAGATTAACATGATTATAAAGACAATTAAGAATTAGACACTACTGAAGGCAGCCAGCTAAATCAaagattatttataattaataacacaaattcaaataaaaccATAAAATTGCCGCCAATTAGTAATTTTCTTAAAACCAACGGCATGCACAAGTTCGCGTAAAACACTGCGTTTAATGAGATAATCAAAGAAGTTTGGAAATAAAACGAACAGGATATGAATTGAGATCAtagttaaaaaagaaattaaattaattacctGTAAGCTTGTATACGAGCTGAATTTCAATTGATATTAGGGTTTTTATTGAATAAAAGATAGATCACCACCATATACACACAAAAAACGCCAAATACGAAAACGGAGACGATGATGATTGTTATGGTGTTTGAGTCACGGCAATTTGTCGAATCGGATTCCTTATTAAGAAAGCTGCGTTGGGCTTATTGAAATATGTACTCTTAATAACTGC is a window of Mercurialis annua linkage group LG2, ddMerAnnu1.2, whole genome shotgun sequence DNA encoding:
- the LOC126669979 gene encoding uncharacterized protein LOC126669979; translated protein: MGSFEGKVTFTSLPKQQKEKTMYPFVEDGFNNNFATPSAAKGVTITSNSGKDDKEDYSKQFPYDSEDYIDDGYASEEDACNDIHSFNSKNPEVNLKNVLTGIVAIVTGKNKVPTVSVNQQSPNSNVSFLGSEKNGDTYLHSSVYIPSAPPLLDTIGNTFNAYKDVLDAEPPDWLPDSSATVCMQCSSPFTAITRGRHHCRFCGGVFCRGCTKGRCLLPKKFRERNPQRVCDVCYDRLDPLQAVLINTISNAVQVAKHDVTDWTCTRGWLNLPVGLSMEHEIYKAANTLRSYSQVARLNPEKSIPQAVLKGAKGLAILTVVKAGALVSYKVGTGLVVARRSDGSWSAPSAIWSVGLGWGAQFGGELMDFIVVLHDMKAVKTFCSRMHFSLGAGCSAAAGPVGRVLEADLRAGDRGSGICYTYSCSKGAFVGVSLEGNIVTTRLETNLKFYGDPYLTTNDILLGNVERPKAAEPLYATLNDLYTSMRCICS